A genomic segment from Ptychodera flava strain L36383 chromosome 8, AS_Pfla_20210202, whole genome shotgun sequence encodes:
- the LOC139138774 gene encoding uncharacterized protein: MANRKKTVLIVNDEWGTAKGGISAVHRHISGLAVQAGHDVYVTALKADEKDRKDAQERGIKKIITPEVSPYFPDKPPDDTWLIYHQSYFPHLKTEIPKLDFIIGHAPVSHIAALLMKKEVFKQAKSFLFNHVIPEDTEIYSDDATPDRVQQKETQLFEMGEKFDIICSVGPRTKGHFSNKYRALEFPNEQHIEFIPRPDKKFFDIQMKEAPKDFKGCVFRVITVGRVKDVKKLKGYDLVAQAMSKVAESFHSMFQRPPKLVIRGVPRDESEETKEFFTRHNKSPYLDVVMYPYGTQDDIRIDFQQSHLCIMASRSEPFGMIGLEAMATGIPTLVTTNSGLAEFINTDDSLSLYAESVVVDVGCNPSANRRDIHQWEEAIKKVLCNYSVAFKRAQAIKKILLESEAIDTSTASFLSVLT, from the exons ATGGCAAATCGCAAAAA GACTGTTCTCATCGTTAATGATGAATGGGGAACTGCAAAAGGTGGGATATCTGCAGTCCATCGTCATATATCAGGCCTTGCGGTACAAGCAGGCCATGATGTATACGTCACCGCCTTAAAAGCTGACGAGAAAGACCGTAAGGACGCACAAGAAAGAGGCATCAAAAAGATTATCACACCAGAGGTCAGCCCCTACTTCCCTGACAAACCCCCGGATGACACATGGTTGATTTACCATCAATCATATTTCCCTCATCTGAAAACAGAGATTCCAAAGCTGGATTTCATCATCGGCCACGCACCTGTCTCACACATTGCTGCCCTCCTCATGAAAAAGGAGGTATTCAAACAAGCCAAATCCTTCCTTTTCAACCACGTCATTCCAGAAGACACAGAAATCTACTCAGATGATGCAACGCCAGACAGAGTGCAGCAAAAGGAAACACAGCTTTTTGAAATGGGAGAAAAGTTTGACATCATCTGTTCGGTCGGCCCACGAACAAAAGGCCATTTCAGTAACAAGTATCGTGCACTCGAATTCCCAAACGAGCAGCACATCGAGTTCATACCAAGACCAGATAAGAAATTCTTCGACATACAGATGAAAGAAGCACCGAAAGACTTCAAGGGATGTGTCTTTCGAGTGATAACTGTCGGCAGAGTGAAGGATGTTAAGAAGTTGAAAGGCTACGATTTGGTGGCACAAGCAATGAGTAAGGTGGCAGAATCCTTCCATAGTATGTTCCAACGACCGCCAAAGTTGGTCATCCGTGGAGTTCCGCGAGATGAAAGCGAAGAAACCAAAGAGTTTTTCACTCGACACAACAAATCTCCGTACCTCGATGTTGTTATGTATCCATACGGTACACAAGACGATATTCGCATCGATTTCCAACAGAGCCACCTTTGCATCATGGCTTCTCGGAGTGAACCATTTGGAATGATCGGACTAGAAGCCATGGCGACAGGCATACCCACCCTTGTGACGACAAATTCGGGCCTGGCAGAGTTTATCAACACAGATGACAGCCTTTCATTATATGCTGAAAGTGTTGTAGTTGACGTCGGCTGTAATCCATCGGCAAATCGGAGAGATATTCATCAGTGGGAGGAGGCAATCAAAAAAGTTCTTTGTAACTACAGCGTCGCCTTCAAGAGGGCACAGGCCATCAAAAAGATTTTGCTTGAAAGCGAAGCTATTGATACGTCTACAGCATCCTTTCTCTCGGTATTAACCTGA
- the LOC139138775 gene encoding uncharacterized protein isoform X1, which yields MAHLAKTILIVNDEWGTAKGGISTVHRYISSLAADAGHNVYVTALQADEKDRKDAEEKRIKKIFTPEVSPYYPDKTPHRTWLIHHQSFFPHLKTEISKVDIIIGHAPDSHIAALLMKKDIFKQAQSFLFNHVIPEDTEVYSDDATPDKVQEMETQLFEMGEKFDVICSVGPRTKGHFSNKYRALVRQDTQHMEFIPRPDQKFFDIKMKEAPKDFKGCVFRVITVGRVKGVEKLKGYDLVAQAMSKVAESFHGMFQRPPKLVIRGVPRDESEETKQFFARHNKSPYLEVVMYPYGTQDEIRIDFQQSHLCIMASRSEPFGMIGLEAMATGIPTLVTTNSGLAEFINTDSSLSIYADSVVVDVGCNPSANKRDIHQWEEAIRKVLCNYSVAFKSTGHQKDLE from the exons ATGGCACATCTCGCAAA GACTATCCTCATCGTTAATGACGAATGGGGAACTGCAAAAGGTGGGATTTCTACAGTCCATCGTTATATATCAAGCCTTGCGGCAGACGCAGGTCATAATGTCTACGTTACTGCATTACAAGCGGACGAGAAAGACCGTAAGGACGCAGAAGAAAAACGCATCAAAAAGATTTTCACACCAGAAGTCAGTCCCTACTACCCTGACAAAACACCACATAGAACATGGTTAATACACCATCAATCATTTTTCCCTCATCTGAAAACGGAGATTTCGAAGGTAGACATCATCATCGGCCACGCACCGGACTCACATATCGCCGCTCTCCTCATGAAAAAGGATATCTTTAAACAAGCTCAATCCTTCCTTTTCAACCACGTCATTCCAGAAGACACAGAAGTCTACTCAGATGATGCAACGCCAGACAAAGTCCAGGAAATGGAGACACAGCTGTTTGAAATGGGTGAAAAGTTTGACGTCATCTGTTCGGTCGGTCCACGTACAAAGGGTCATTTCAGTAACAAGTATCGTGCACTCGTACGCCAAGACACGCAGCACATGGAATTCATACCCCGACCGGATCAGAAATTCTTCGACATAAAGATGAAAGAAGCCCCAAAAGACTTCAAGGGATGTGTCTTTCGAGTGATAACAGTGGGCAGAGTTAAGGGTGTTGAGAAGTTGAAAGGCTACGACTTGGTGGCACAAGCAATGAGTAAGGTGGCAGAATCTTTCCACGGTATGTTCCAACGACCGCCAAAGTTGGTCATCCGTGGAGTTCCGCGCGATGAAAGTGAAGAAACCAAACAGTTTTTCGCGCGACACAACAAATCTCCATACCTCGAGGTTGTTATGTATCCATATGGAACACAGGACGAAATTCGCATCGATTTCCAACAGAGCCACCTCTGCATCATGGCTTCTCGAAGTGAACCATTTGGAATGATCGGACTAGAAGCCATGGCGACAGGCATACCGACCCTCGTGACGACAAATTCGGGCCTCGCTGAGTTTATCAACACAGATAGCAGCCTTTCGATATATGCTGATAGTGTTGTAGTTGACGTCGGCTGTAATCCATCGGCAAATAAGAGAGATATTCATCAGTGGGAAGAGGCAATCAGGAAGGTTCTTTGTAACTACAGCGTCGCCTTCAAGAGCACAGGCCATCAAAAAGATCTTGAATGA